One region of Salvia miltiorrhiza cultivar Shanhuang (shh) chromosome 3, IMPLAD_Smil_shh, whole genome shotgun sequence genomic DNA includes:
- the LOC131015207 gene encoding receptor kinase-like protein Xa21 isoform X1 has translation MEKNLYCILPYAFLITITFPMLSSEAKQPLSLATDQTALLSLKQHITSDPSLLLATNWTNSSSVCSWIGVTCSLRHHRVAALNLSNMALSGTIPPQLGRLSFLVSLNLKSNFFHGDLPQELSLLRRLKFISFQLNNFTGDIPPMLGQLPKLEDLSLSNNSFIGSIPKSLSNLTNLQFLDLTYNSLSGEIPKEFGRLQRLQILAVQYNRLSGAIPSAIFNISTLLYMAFIDNELSGSLPTDMCRNLPFLTEIYVSYNQLSGEIPTNISQCSRLEMLDLSYNSFSGEIPSEIGYLTSLQGLALASNNLNGILPHEIGHLQSLVKFTAGENEIAGSIDFNIFMNMSSLQNIYLSRNKFTGNLSRDVGNITMLTELYLSENHFTGLIPTEFGQLYHLKRLVLQLNNLSGSIPHELFNISTLRILSLTFNALSGVLPTHLCHATPSLEELYLGNNSITGTIPNSISNCSRLTILILAENKFSGYIPTHLGNLKHLQRLELYSNNLTQAPFSSFITLLTNCRSLTHLSFGDNPLNGVIPASVGNLSSSLSTFTAGNCKFSGSIPVEIGNLSNLIKLDLQGNELSGNIPPTISHLHELQGLDLSHNMLGGSIPHAICDLFSLNTLVMSHNQFSGPIPKCLGNVSSISNLGLDSNMLNSSIPSSLWGLKDLNSLDLSSNSLNGFLPHEISNLGAVIHINLSMNQLSKAIPSTIGKLQNLINLSLANNRLEGSIPVFMGSVISLENLDLSYNNLSGSIPKSLEALQHLEYFNVSFNSLSGEIPNGGSFRNFTMDSFKGNTALCGIPQFHVQTCSSISNHRSKRKKVERALFIVFGVVAFISIVSLAFIIVRNKRKDKTTREVDELIFIVPERISYYELQQATKNFNESNLLGTGSSCSVYKGILNNGKDIAVKVFNMQLEGISRIFDVECEILRSIRHRNLTSVISSCSNEEFKALVLEYMPKGNLEKWLYSHNPCLNMMERLNIMIDVASALEYLHHGYSMPIVHSDLKPSNVLLDEDMVAHVSDFGIAKLLCDGDSFVLTNTLATLGYIAPGEVSLNILIALTCNQLIICLLTAYIMIFVVPEYGLEGLLSTRCDVYSYGVMLMETFTRKRPTDDMFCGDMSLKRWVELSLSDVPDEVIDANLVMNMEEEMIDKNMQCVSSILELALKCSADSPGDRINMKQAHAELQKIKHRFSK, from the exons ATGGAGAAAAACCTTTATTGCATTTTGCCTTATGCATTCCTAATCACCATAACCTTCCCAATGCTTTCTTCTGAAGCCAAACAAcctttgagccttgcaactgatCAAACTGCCCTTCTTTCACTCAAACAACACATCACCTCCGACCCTTCTCTTTTACTTGCAACTAATTGGACCAATTCGAGCTCCGTCTGCAGCTGGATTGGCGTCACTTGCAGCTTACGCCACCACAGAGTAGCTGCCTTGAATCTCTCCAACATGGCTCTCTCCGGCACCATTCCACCACAGCTCGGACGCCTCTCCTTCCTCGTCTCCCTCAACCTCAAAAGCAATTTTTTCCATGGAGATTTGCCACAGGAACTGTCTCTCCTTCGCCGTTTGAAGTTCATATCTTTCCAactcaacaacttcactggaGACATCCCTCCGATGTTGGGTCAGTTACCAAAATTAGAGGACTTGTCTTTAAGCAACAACAGCTTCATAGGTTCCATCCCAAAATCACTCTCAAACCTCACAAACCTACAATTTCTTGACTTAACTTACAATTctctaagtggagaaattccaaaaGAGTTTGGGAGACTTCAAAGGCTACAAATTCTAGCTGTTCAATACAATCGTCTATCCGGTGCTATACCATCAGCCATATTCAACATATCGACCCTTCTATATATGGCCTTCATAGACAATGAATTGAGTGGAAGTCTTCCAACAGACATGTGCCGTAATCTTCCATTTCTTACTGAGATTTATGTTTCTTACAATCAGCTGAGTGGCGAGATTCCCACAAATATATCCCAATGTTCACGGCTTGAAATGTTGGACCTCTCTTACAACTCTTTTAGTGGGGAAATACCTTCAGAAATCGGCTACTTAACATCCCTTCAGGGTTTAGCTCTTGCTTCTAACAATTTGAATG GAATACTACCACATGAGATTGGCCATCTTCAGAGTCTTGTTAAATTTACTGCTGGAGAGAATGAGATTGCAGGCTCAattgatttcaatattttcatgaatatgtCTTCTCTGCAAAACATATATCTAAGCCGCAACAAATTCACGGGGAACCTTTCAAGGGATGTCGGGAATATTACCATGCTAACAGAGTTATACCTCTCGGAAAACCATTTTACAG GGCTTATTCCCACTGAATTTGGCCAACTTTACCATTTGAAGAGATTAGTACTACAATTGAACAACTTGAGTGGTTCGATTCCACATGagctctttaacatttcaactctTCGGATTCTTTCACTTACCTTCAATGCTCTGTCAGGGGTTCTTCCAACCCATTTATGTCATGCCACTCCCTCTCTCGAAGAACTTTATCTTGGCAATAATTCCATCACCGGAACAATACCCAACTCCATCTCTAACTGTTCTCGACTCACAATTCTCATACTTGCTGAAAACAAATTCAGTGGTTATATACCCACTCATCTCGGCAACCTAAAACATCTCCAAAGACTTGAACTGTACAGCAACAATCTTACCCAAGCACCATTTTCTTCCTTCATTACATTATTGACAAATTGCAGGTCTCTAACTCATTTGTCATTTGGTGATAATCCTCTAAATGGTGTTATTCCAGCTTCTGTCGGGAACTTATCTTCCTCCCTTTCAACATTCACTGCCGGCAACTGCAAATTCAGTGGCAGCATTCCAGTTGAAATAGGCAATCTAAGCAATTTGATTAAATTGGATTTGCAAGGCAATGAGTTATCTGGTAATATTCCACCAACTATAAGCCATTTACATGAACTTCAAGGATTAGATCTGTCTCATAATATGTTAGGAGGCTCAATACCACATGCTATATGTGATCTATTCAGCCTCAATACTTTAGTTATGAGCCATAATCAATTTTCAGGCCCAATTCCTAAATGTCTGGGAAATGTCTCTTCTATAAGTAATCTTGGTCTAGACTCCAACATGTTGAATTCAAGCATACCTTCAAGCTTATGGGGCCTAAAAGATTTGAACTCTCTAGACTTGTCCTCGAATTCATTAAATGGGTTCTTACCACATGAGATAAGTAACTTAGGAGCAGTAATACATATAAACTTATCGATGAATCAGTTGTCAAAGGCTATTCCTAGCACTATTGGGAAGTTGCAGAATTTGATTAATCTGTCTCTGGCAAATAATAGACTAGAAGGTTCTATTCCTGTATTTATGGGAAGCGTGATCAGTTTGGAAAATCTCGACTTGTCGTACAACAACCTCTCTGGTTCAATTCCAAAGTCTTTAGAAGCACTTCAACATCTCGAATACTTTAATGTCTCTTTCAATAgtttaagtggagaaattcctaatggaggttcttttagaaacttcactaTGGATTCTTTTAAGGGTAATACGGCGTTGTGTGGAATCCCCCAGTTCCATGTCCAAACTTGCTCTTCCATTTCTAATCATAGATCAAAGAGAAAGAAGGTGGAACGAGCTCTATTTATTGTTTTTGGGGTTGTGGCTTTCATCTCAATTGTTTCTTTGGCCTTCATAATTGTCAGAAACAAAAGGAAAGATAAGACGACTAGAGAAGTTGATGAGTTGATATTCATTGTGCCGGAAAGAATATCTTATTATGAACTGCAGCAGGCAACGAAAAATTTCAATGAAAGCAATTTACTTGGCACCGGGAGTTCTTGCTCTGTCTATAAAGGAATTCTTAACAATGGGAAGGATATCGCTGTCAAGGTGTTTAATATGCAGCTAGAAGGTATTTCAAGAATATTTGATGTCGAATGTGAGATACTACGTAGCATCCGACACAGGAATCTGACAAGCGTCATAAGCAGTTGCTCCAATGAAGAGTTCAAGGCATTGGTACTTGAATATATGCCAAAGGGAAACCTTGAAAAATGGTTATATTCCCACAACCCTTGCTTGAATATGATGgaaagattgaatataatgattGATGTAGCATCTGCTTTGGAGTATCTTCACCATGGTTATTCAATGCCCATTGTGCACAGCGACTTGAAGCCTAGTAATGTGTTGTTAGACGAAGACATGGTTGCCCATGTAAGCGACTTTGGGATAGCAAAGTTGTTATGCGATGGAGATAGCTTTGTGTTAACCAACACGCTAGCAACATTGGGTTACATCGCTCCAGGTGAAGTTTCTCTAAATATATTGATTGCACTCACTTGCaatcaattaattatatgtCTTCTTACTGCATACATCATGATTTTTGTTGTTCCAGAGTATGGCTTGGAAGGGCTACTTTCAACAAGGTGTGATGTGTATAGCTACGGGGTGATGTTGATGGAAACTTTTACGAGAAAAAGGCCTACTGATGATATGTTTTGCGGAGATATGAGCTTAAAGAGATGGGTAGAACTCTCACTTTCGGATGTCCCAGATGAAGTGATAGATGCCAACTTAGTCATGAATATGGAGGAAGAAATGATTGACAAGAATATGCAGTGTGTGTCATCCATACTTGAATTGGCTCTGAAATGCTCTGCCGACTCTCCCGGGGATAGAATCAACATGAAACAAGCACATGCAGAGTTGCAAAAAATCAAACATCGATTTTCCAAATGA
- the LOC131015306 gene encoding putative receptor-like protein kinase At3g47110, with the protein MEKKLYCILPYAFLITITFPMLSSESKQPLSLATDQTALLSLKHTSLLLATNWTNSTSVCSWIGVTCSLRHHRVAALNLSNMALSATIPPQLGHLSFLVSLDLSNNLFYGDLPHQLSLLRRLKFISFQLNNFTGDIPPTQLNIGLHRSRVWLGRASFNEV; encoded by the exons ATGGAGAAAAAGCTTTATTGCATTTTGCCTTATGCATTCCTAATTACCATAACCTTCCCAATGCTTTCTTCTGAATCCAAACAAcctttgagccttgcaactgatCAAACTGCCCTTCTTTCACTCAAACATACATCTCTTTTACTTGCAACTAATTGGACCAACTCCACCTCCGTCTGCAGCTGGATTGGCGTCACTTGCAGCTTGCGCCACCACAGAGTAGCTGCCTTGAATCTCTCCAACATGGCTCTCTCCGCCACCATTCCTCCACAGCTTGGACACCTCTCCTTCCTCGTCTCCCTCGACCTCTCCAACAACCTTTTCTATGGAGATTTGCCACACCAACTGTCTCTCCTTCGCCGTTTGAAGTTCATATCTTTCCAACTCAACAACTTCACCGGAGACATCCCTCCAACTCAACTCAACATTGGGTTACATCGCTCCAG AGTATGGCTTGGAAGGGCTAGTTTCAACGAGGTGTGA
- the LOC131015207 gene encoding receptor kinase-like protein Xa21 isoform X2 — protein MEKNLYCILPYAFLITITFPMLSSEAKQPLSLATDQTALLSLKQHITSDPSLLLATNWTNSSSVCSWIGVTCSLRHHRVAALNLSNMALSGTIPPQLGRLSFLVSLNLKSNFFHGDLPQELSLLRRLKFISFQLNNFTGDIPPMLGQLPKLEDLSLSNNSFIGSIPKSLSNLTNLQFLDLTYNSLSGEIPKEFGRLQRLQILAVQYNRLSGAIPSAIFNISTLLYMAFIDNELSGSLPTDMCRNLPFLTEIYVSYNQLSGEIPTNISQCSRLEMLDLSYNSFSGEIPSEIGYLTSLQGLALASNNLNGILPHEIGHLQSLVKFTAGENEIAGSIDFNIFMNMSSLQNIYLSRNKFTGNLSRDVGNITMLTELYLSENHFTGLIPTEFGQLYHLKRLVLQLNNLSGSIPHELFNISTLRILSLTFNALSGVLPTHLCHATPSLEELYLGNNSITGTIPNSISNCSRLTILILAENKFSGYIPTHLGNLKHLQRLELYSNNLTQAPFSSFITLLTNCRSLTHLSFGDNPLNGVIPASVGNLSSSLSTFTAGNCKFSGSIPVEIGNLSNLIKLDLQGNELSGNIPPTISHLHELQGLDLSHNMLGGSIPHAICDLFSLNTLVMSHNQFSGPIPKCLGNVSSISNLGLDSNMLNSSIPSSLWGLKDLNSLDLSSNSLNGFLPHEISNLGAVIHINLSMNQLSKAIPSTIGKLQNLINLSLANNRLEGSIPVFMGSVISLENLDLSYNNLSGSIPKSLEALQHLEYFNVSFNSLSGEIPNGGSFRNFTMDSFKGNTALCGIPQFHVQTCSSISNHRSKRKKVERALFIVFGVVAFISIVSLAFIIVRNKRKDKTTREVDELIFIVPERISYYELQQATKNFNESNLLGTGSSCSVYKGILNNGKDIAVKVFNMQLEGISRIFDVECEILRSIRHRNLTSVISSCSNEEFKALVLEYMPKGNLEKWLYSHNPCLNMMERLNIMIDVASALEYLHHGYSMPIVHSDLKPSNVLLDEDMVAHVSDFGIAKLLCDGDSFVLTNTLATLGYIAPEYGLEGLLSTRCDVYSYGVMLMETFTRKRPTDDMFCGDMSLKRWVELSLSDVPDEVIDANLVMNMEEEMIDKNMQCVSSILELALKCSADSPGDRINMKQAHAELQKIKHRFSK, from the exons ATGGAGAAAAACCTTTATTGCATTTTGCCTTATGCATTCCTAATCACCATAACCTTCCCAATGCTTTCTTCTGAAGCCAAACAAcctttgagccttgcaactgatCAAACTGCCCTTCTTTCACTCAAACAACACATCACCTCCGACCCTTCTCTTTTACTTGCAACTAATTGGACCAATTCGAGCTCCGTCTGCAGCTGGATTGGCGTCACTTGCAGCTTACGCCACCACAGAGTAGCTGCCTTGAATCTCTCCAACATGGCTCTCTCCGGCACCATTCCACCACAGCTCGGACGCCTCTCCTTCCTCGTCTCCCTCAACCTCAAAAGCAATTTTTTCCATGGAGATTTGCCACAGGAACTGTCTCTCCTTCGCCGTTTGAAGTTCATATCTTTCCAactcaacaacttcactggaGACATCCCTCCGATGTTGGGTCAGTTACCAAAATTAGAGGACTTGTCTTTAAGCAACAACAGCTTCATAGGTTCCATCCCAAAATCACTCTCAAACCTCACAAACCTACAATTTCTTGACTTAACTTACAATTctctaagtggagaaattccaaaaGAGTTTGGGAGACTTCAAAGGCTACAAATTCTAGCTGTTCAATACAATCGTCTATCCGGTGCTATACCATCAGCCATATTCAACATATCGACCCTTCTATATATGGCCTTCATAGACAATGAATTGAGTGGAAGTCTTCCAACAGACATGTGCCGTAATCTTCCATTTCTTACTGAGATTTATGTTTCTTACAATCAGCTGAGTGGCGAGATTCCCACAAATATATCCCAATGTTCACGGCTTGAAATGTTGGACCTCTCTTACAACTCTTTTAGTGGGGAAATACCTTCAGAAATCGGCTACTTAACATCCCTTCAGGGTTTAGCTCTTGCTTCTAACAATTTGAATG GAATACTACCACATGAGATTGGCCATCTTCAGAGTCTTGTTAAATTTACTGCTGGAGAGAATGAGATTGCAGGCTCAattgatttcaatattttcatgaatatgtCTTCTCTGCAAAACATATATCTAAGCCGCAACAAATTCACGGGGAACCTTTCAAGGGATGTCGGGAATATTACCATGCTAACAGAGTTATACCTCTCGGAAAACCATTTTACAG GGCTTATTCCCACTGAATTTGGCCAACTTTACCATTTGAAGAGATTAGTACTACAATTGAACAACTTGAGTGGTTCGATTCCACATGagctctttaacatttcaactctTCGGATTCTTTCACTTACCTTCAATGCTCTGTCAGGGGTTCTTCCAACCCATTTATGTCATGCCACTCCCTCTCTCGAAGAACTTTATCTTGGCAATAATTCCATCACCGGAACAATACCCAACTCCATCTCTAACTGTTCTCGACTCACAATTCTCATACTTGCTGAAAACAAATTCAGTGGTTATATACCCACTCATCTCGGCAACCTAAAACATCTCCAAAGACTTGAACTGTACAGCAACAATCTTACCCAAGCACCATTTTCTTCCTTCATTACATTATTGACAAATTGCAGGTCTCTAACTCATTTGTCATTTGGTGATAATCCTCTAAATGGTGTTATTCCAGCTTCTGTCGGGAACTTATCTTCCTCCCTTTCAACATTCACTGCCGGCAACTGCAAATTCAGTGGCAGCATTCCAGTTGAAATAGGCAATCTAAGCAATTTGATTAAATTGGATTTGCAAGGCAATGAGTTATCTGGTAATATTCCACCAACTATAAGCCATTTACATGAACTTCAAGGATTAGATCTGTCTCATAATATGTTAGGAGGCTCAATACCACATGCTATATGTGATCTATTCAGCCTCAATACTTTAGTTATGAGCCATAATCAATTTTCAGGCCCAATTCCTAAATGTCTGGGAAATGTCTCTTCTATAAGTAATCTTGGTCTAGACTCCAACATGTTGAATTCAAGCATACCTTCAAGCTTATGGGGCCTAAAAGATTTGAACTCTCTAGACTTGTCCTCGAATTCATTAAATGGGTTCTTACCACATGAGATAAGTAACTTAGGAGCAGTAATACATATAAACTTATCGATGAATCAGTTGTCAAAGGCTATTCCTAGCACTATTGGGAAGTTGCAGAATTTGATTAATCTGTCTCTGGCAAATAATAGACTAGAAGGTTCTATTCCTGTATTTATGGGAAGCGTGATCAGTTTGGAAAATCTCGACTTGTCGTACAACAACCTCTCTGGTTCAATTCCAAAGTCTTTAGAAGCACTTCAACATCTCGAATACTTTAATGTCTCTTTCAATAgtttaagtggagaaattcctaatggaggttcttttagaaacttcactaTGGATTCTTTTAAGGGTAATACGGCGTTGTGTGGAATCCCCCAGTTCCATGTCCAAACTTGCTCTTCCATTTCTAATCATAGATCAAAGAGAAAGAAGGTGGAACGAGCTCTATTTATTGTTTTTGGGGTTGTGGCTTTCATCTCAATTGTTTCTTTGGCCTTCATAATTGTCAGAAACAAAAGGAAAGATAAGACGACTAGAGAAGTTGATGAGTTGATATTCATTGTGCCGGAAAGAATATCTTATTATGAACTGCAGCAGGCAACGAAAAATTTCAATGAAAGCAATTTACTTGGCACCGGGAGTTCTTGCTCTGTCTATAAAGGAATTCTTAACAATGGGAAGGATATCGCTGTCAAGGTGTTTAATATGCAGCTAGAAGGTATTTCAAGAATATTTGATGTCGAATGTGAGATACTACGTAGCATCCGACACAGGAATCTGACAAGCGTCATAAGCAGTTGCTCCAATGAAGAGTTCAAGGCATTGGTACTTGAATATATGCCAAAGGGAAACCTTGAAAAATGGTTATATTCCCACAACCCTTGCTTGAATATGATGgaaagattgaatataatgattGATGTAGCATCTGCTTTGGAGTATCTTCACCATGGTTATTCAATGCCCATTGTGCACAGCGACTTGAAGCCTAGTAATGTGTTGTTAGACGAAGACATGGTTGCCCATGTAAGCGACTTTGGGATAGCAAAGTTGTTATGCGATGGAGATAGCTTTGTGTTAACCAACACGCTAGCAACATTGGGTTACATCGCTCCAG AGTATGGCTTGGAAGGGCTACTTTCAACAAGGTGTGATGTGTATAGCTACGGGGTGATGTTGATGGAAACTTTTACGAGAAAAAGGCCTACTGATGATATGTTTTGCGGAGATATGAGCTTAAAGAGATGGGTAGAACTCTCACTTTCGGATGTCCCAGATGAAGTGATAGATGCCAACTTAGTCATGAATATGGAGGAAGAAATGATTGACAAGAATATGCAGTGTGTGTCATCCATACTTGAATTGGCTCTGAAATGCTCTGCCGACTCTCCCGGGGATAGAATCAACATGAAACAAGCACATGCAGAGTTGCAAAAAATCAAACATCGATTTTCCAAATGA